The Amycolatopsis sp. DG1A-15b genome window below encodes:
- a CDS encoding LysR family transcriptional regulator, translating to MLERLELEAFLTVGEELHFGRTADRLHVTTARISQTIKKLERQIGTPLFERTSRHVAFTEAGQRLYDDLRPAYDLIEAGLRRATDAARGVHGVLRVGFLGAAAGQLMVQGAQLFDRRHPGWRAQPREVQIVDGLQRLRAGDTDLLVVSLPHDEPDMVTGEVLFSEPRVLGVSVRHPLARRDTVSLEDLAAVKMLQVAEAFPAYWRADRTPDHTPGGDPIEPGPRFETLQEALALIGAGEGAFVMGAQVSRFYARPGVVYLPISDAPPLEWAPTWLRTNTAPQIHAFNQAAQDVAARVYLAIRH from the coding sequence GTGCTGGAGCGGCTTGAACTGGAAGCGTTCCTGACCGTCGGCGAGGAGTTGCACTTCGGCCGCACTGCCGACCGCCTGCACGTGACCACCGCGCGGATCAGCCAGACGATCAAGAAGCTCGAACGCCAGATCGGGACGCCGCTGTTCGAACGCACCAGCCGCCATGTCGCCTTCACCGAAGCGGGGCAACGGTTGTACGACGATCTGCGCCCCGCCTACGACCTGATCGAGGCCGGGCTCCGGAGGGCGACCGACGCCGCGCGTGGTGTCCACGGTGTGCTGCGGGTCGGTTTCCTCGGCGCCGCGGCGGGACAGCTCATGGTCCAGGGGGCCCAACTGTTCGACCGGCGTCACCCCGGCTGGCGGGCCCAGCCGAGGGAAGTGCAGATCGTCGACGGCCTTCAGCGGCTGCGCGCGGGCGATACCGACCTGCTGGTCGTGAGCCTGCCGCACGACGAACCCGACATGGTCACCGGCGAGGTCCTGTTCTCGGAGCCGCGGGTGCTGGGGGTGTCCGTCCGGCATCCGCTCGCCCGCCGCGACACCGTTTCGCTGGAAGACCTCGCCGCGGTCAAAATGCTGCAAGTGGCTGAAGCGTTCCCGGCTTACTGGCGCGCGGATCGCACGCCGGACCACACGCCCGGCGGCGACCCGATCGAACCGGGCCCGCGCTTCGAAACACTCCAGGAAGCCCTGGCATTGATCGGCGCAGGGGAAGGCGCTTTCGTGATGGGCGCGCAGGTGTCGCGGTTCTACGCGCGGCCCGGCGTCGTGTATCTCCCGATCAGCGACGCGCCACCCCTGGAATGGGCGCCGACCTGGCTGCGCACCAACACCGCACCCCAGATCCACGCCTTCAACCAGGCCGCCCAGGACGTTGCCGCCCGGGTCTATCTCGCCATCCGCCACTGA
- a CDS encoding DUF2871 domain-containing protein — translation MSKSYYAAHIYMILGVVSGLYYREFTKLNEFDGPTQLALIHTHLLALGMLGFLIVLALDKLFQLSGTRLFTLFFWFYNAGIAVSVAMMFVHGTQTVLGLSVPMAVSLIAGLGHILLTVGLILLFVLLGKRLKKTVQPAA, via the coding sequence ATGTCCAAATCCTATTACGCGGCACACATCTACATGATCCTCGGAGTGGTTTCCGGCTTGTACTACCGGGAGTTCACCAAGCTCAACGAGTTCGACGGGCCAACCCAGCTCGCGCTCATCCACACGCACCTGCTCGCGCTGGGCATGCTGGGCTTCCTCATCGTCCTGGCGCTCGACAAGCTGTTCCAGCTTTCCGGGACCAGGCTGTTCACCCTTTTCTTCTGGTTCTACAACGCGGGCATCGCCGTCTCGGTCGCCATGATGTTCGTCCACGGCACTCAGACGGTTCTCGGCCTCTCCGTGCCTATGGCCGTCTCCTTGATCGCCGGGCTCGGCCACATCCTGCTCACGGTCGGGCTGATCCTGTTGTTCGTCCTCCTCGGCAAACGCCTCAAGAAGACCGTTCAGCCCGCAGCATGA
- a CDS encoding TetR/AcrR family transcriptional regulator, whose amino-acid sequence MSTPPTGRTARSRDEILQAAVDLCAERGYAAVTMEAVATRAKVGKPTVYRWWPSKGALFLDALMDRLGERFFLYPDTGDIDADLRTWLHTLAEVFADERHGQIISGVIGSAQLDTELAAMIQGKVHTALAAINRARLVKAQEAGQLAAGDPALYDDMLVAPLWYRLLVTGEPITSDYTDTIVNTLISPAPGQAPAAEER is encoded by the coding sequence GTGAGCACCCCACCCACCGGCCGGACCGCACGCTCCCGGGACGAGATCCTGCAAGCCGCCGTCGACCTCTGCGCCGAGCGCGGCTACGCCGCGGTGACCATGGAGGCGGTCGCCACGCGGGCGAAGGTGGGCAAACCGACGGTCTACCGCTGGTGGCCGTCGAAGGGGGCGCTGTTCCTGGACGCCCTGATGGACCGGCTGGGCGAGCGGTTCTTCCTCTATCCCGACACCGGTGACATCGACGCCGACCTGCGCACCTGGCTGCACACCCTCGCCGAGGTCTTCGCCGACGAACGGCACGGCCAGATCATCTCGGGCGTGATCGGCTCGGCCCAGCTCGACACGGAACTCGCCGCCATGATCCAGGGCAAGGTCCACACCGCGCTGGCCGCGATCAACCGGGCCCGGCTCGTCAAGGCCCAGGAAGCCGGGCAGCTGGCCGCCGGCGACCCCGCGCTCTACGACGACATGCTGGTCGCCCCGCTCTGGTACCGGCTGCTGGTGACCGGCGAGCCGATCACCAGCGACTACACCGACACCATCGTGAACACCCTGATCTCCCCGGCTCCAGGGCAAGCCCCCGCGGCCGAGGAACGGTAA
- a CDS encoding trans-aconitate 2-methyltransferase, giving the protein MWDPGKYLDYADLRARPFYDLISRIGASAPRRVVDLGCGPGNLTVSLRDRWPSATLECGDSSPEMVTAARARGLDAALLDVRDWTPAPDTDVVVSNAVLQWVPDHAALLRRWAASLPSGAYLAVQVPGNFNAPSHVLTRELAADPAWASRLAEVVLREDDAVSTPLEYANLLADTGCDVDAWETTYVQPLRGPSPVLEWITGTALRPIRAALTDAEWQRFRAALAPRLDAAYPPRADGTTWFEFRRVFFVARVSA; this is encoded by the coding sequence GTGTGGGACCCGGGCAAGTACCTCGACTACGCCGACCTGCGGGCGCGGCCGTTCTACGACTTGATCTCGCGCATCGGCGCTTCGGCACCGCGGCGCGTCGTCGACCTGGGCTGCGGCCCGGGCAACCTGACCGTGTCGCTGCGGGACCGCTGGCCCTCGGCGACCTTGGAGTGCGGCGACAGTTCACCCGAAATGGTGACCGCGGCCCGCGCGCGCGGCCTCGACGCGGCGTTGCTGGACGTCCGCGACTGGACGCCGGCGCCGGACACCGACGTCGTGGTGTCGAACGCCGTCCTGCAGTGGGTGCCGGACCACGCTGCGCTGCTCCGCCGATGGGCTGCCTCGCTGCCTTCGGGCGCCTACCTGGCAGTGCAAGTGCCGGGCAACTTCAACGCGCCGTCACACGTGCTGACGCGCGAACTGGCGGCGGACCCGGCCTGGGCGTCCCGCTTGGCCGAGGTGGTGCTGCGCGAGGACGACGCGGTGTCGACCCCGCTGGAGTACGCGAACCTCCTGGCCGACACGGGCTGCGACGTCGACGCCTGGGAGACGACGTACGTCCAGCCGTTGCGCGGCCCTTCGCCGGTGCTGGAGTGGATCACGGGCACGGCGCTGCGCCCGATCCGCGCGGCCCTGACCGACGCGGAGTGGCAGCGGTTCCGCGCCGCATTGGCCCCCCGCCTGGACGCGGCCTACCCGCCCCGCGCCGACGGCACGACGTGGTTCGAGTTCCGCCGCGTGTTCTTCGTGGCCCGCGTCAGCGCTTGA
- the dnaG gene encoding DNA primase, whose amino-acid sequence MDDVAGRIRESDIAEVRERNRIDEVVGEYVALRRAGGGSLKGLCPFHNEKTPSFNVRPAHGTFHCFGCGEGGDVIKFVQKIDLITFVEAVERLADRVGIRLTYEGGGATIQRDRGSRTRLVEAHRLAQEFYAEQLVTDEARPARDFLSERGFDAAMAKTFGCGYAPGGWDKLTKFLLNRGFEVKELLTAGLSKEGQRGPMDRFHRRLVWPIRDVGNDVVGFGARRLFDDDRISAKYLNTAESPIYKKSQVMFGLDLAKREIAKRHQVVVVEGYTDVMAMHASGVPTAVASSGTAFGEDHMKVLRRLMMDDDAFRGEVIFTFDGDEAGQKAALKAFEGDQTFAGQTYIAVAPDGMDPCELRLAKGDSAVKDLVARRTPLFEFVIRSTLKNYDLDSVDGQVAALQKTVPMVASIKDRAARDGYASKLAWWVGWQDVAQVVNRVRGSAGATDKRGGAPLRQPARVGAPAAPAAQDVARPAPKDPRFAVQREALKAALQQPAIAGPEYDALPLEAFTHPVYVAVHEAVLKAGGAGSGLTGPALLDAAAPHCPEGTVRRVLSELAVEPLQAKDEVDSRYISSILARLQEGLVGRQIAEIKGKLQRLSPVEAPDDYRALFGDLVALEQYKKSLGEQAAAGAWG is encoded by the coding sequence GTGGATGACGTGGCAGGACGGATTCGGGAGAGCGACATCGCGGAGGTGCGCGAGCGGAACCGGATCGACGAGGTCGTCGGGGAGTACGTGGCCCTGCGCCGCGCCGGTGGGGGCAGCCTGAAGGGGCTCTGCCCGTTCCACAACGAGAAGACCCCGTCCTTCAACGTCCGCCCGGCGCACGGCACCTTCCACTGCTTCGGCTGTGGCGAGGGCGGCGACGTGATCAAGTTCGTCCAGAAGATCGACCTGATCACGTTCGTGGAGGCCGTCGAGCGGCTGGCCGACCGGGTCGGCATCCGGCTCACCTACGAGGGCGGCGGCGCGACGATCCAGCGGGACCGCGGCAGCCGCACCCGGCTGGTCGAAGCCCACCGCCTGGCCCAGGAGTTCTACGCCGAGCAGCTGGTCACCGACGAGGCGCGCCCGGCGCGGGACTTCCTGTCCGAGCGCGGGTTCGACGCCGCCATGGCGAAGACGTTCGGCTGCGGGTACGCACCCGGCGGCTGGGACAAGCTGACGAAGTTCCTGCTCAACCGCGGCTTCGAGGTCAAGGAACTGCTCACGGCGGGGCTGTCCAAGGAAGGCCAGCGCGGCCCGATGGACCGCTTCCACCGGCGGCTGGTCTGGCCGATCCGCGACGTCGGCAACGACGTCGTCGGCTTCGGCGCGCGGCGGCTGTTCGACGACGACCGGATCTCGGCGAAGTACCTCAACACCGCCGAGTCGCCGATCTACAAGAAGTCCCAGGTCATGTTCGGCCTCGACCTGGCCAAGCGCGAGATCGCGAAGCGGCACCAGGTGGTCGTGGTCGAGGGCTACACCGACGTCATGGCGATGCACGCGTCCGGCGTGCCGACGGCGGTGGCGTCGTCGGGCACGGCGTTCGGCGAAGATCACATGAAGGTGCTGCGCCGGCTGATGATGGACGACGACGCCTTCCGCGGCGAAGTCATCTTCACCTTCGACGGCGACGAAGCAGGCCAGAAGGCGGCGCTCAAGGCGTTCGAAGGCGACCAGACGTTCGCCGGCCAGACGTACATCGCGGTGGCGCCGGACGGCATGGACCCCTGCGAGCTGCGCCTGGCCAAGGGCGACAGCGCGGTGAAGGACCTGGTCGCGCGGCGGACGCCGCTGTTCGAGTTCGTCATCCGCAGCACGCTGAAGAACTACGACCTCGACTCGGTCGACGGGCAGGTCGCGGCCCTGCAGAAGACCGTGCCGATGGTGGCGTCGATCAAGGACCGTGCGGCCCGCGACGGCTACGCGTCGAAGCTCGCCTGGTGGGTGGGCTGGCAGGACGTCGCGCAGGTGGTCAACCGCGTCCGCGGCAGTGCGGGCGCGACGGACAAGCGTGGCGGAGCGCCCCTGCGCCAGCCCGCGCGCGTCGGCGCTCCCGCGGCTCCGGCGGCTCAGGACGTCGCGCGTCCGGCCCCGAAGGACCCGCGGTTCGCCGTGCAGCGCGAGGCGCTGAAGGCCGCACTGCAGCAGCCCGCGATCGCCGGGCCGGAGTACGACGCCTTGCCGCTGGAGGCGTTCACGCACCCGGTGTACGTCGCGGTGCACGAGGCGGTGTTGAAGGCCGGCGGCGCGGGTTCGGGCCTGACCGGCCCGGCGCTGCTGGACGCGGCGGCTCCGCACTGTCCGGAAGGGACGGTCCGGCGGGTGCTGTCCGAGCTGGCCGTGGAACCGTTGCAGGCCAAGGACGAAGTCGACTCCCGGTACATCTCGTCGATCCTCGCGCGGCTGCAGGAGGGCCTCGTCGGACGGCAGATCGCGGAGATCAAGGGGAAGCTGCAGCGGCTGTCGCCGGTCGAAGCGCCGGACGACTACCGCGCGCTGTTCGGCGACCTCGTCGCGCTGGAGCAGTACAAGAAGTCGCTGGGCGAGCAGGCGGCCGCCGGCGCGTGGGGCTGA
- a CDS encoding sigma-70 family RNA polymerase sigma factor: MASTPTAQDTLATEFAAHRSHLIGVAYRLTGTRADAEDAVQESWLRLAGLDDAGRAAIRDLRGWLTTVVGRICLDRLKSAAAQRERYVGNWLPEPVVTPFGRPVSEDPLDVAVRDDGLRMAALVVLDKLTPEQRVAFVLHDAFSVPFAEIADALGVSVDAARQYASRGRKALADADPAPRVPLDDQAKILEKFVIALQAGDIQAITELLAPDVVLIGDSNGRGRTTRQLIVGADKIARFFVGLTSKYPPGVLTGGTPVLVNGDLGVYLAPQPGQDGFFALDEHVQAMTVRDGKIVAIYDVVNPDKLARITRPGA, from the coding sequence ATGGCCTCCACGCCCACCGCCCAGGACACCCTCGCCACGGAGTTCGCCGCGCACCGCAGTCACCTCATCGGGGTGGCCTACCGGCTGACCGGCACGCGCGCCGACGCCGAGGACGCGGTCCAGGAGTCGTGGCTGCGGCTGGCCGGCCTGGACGACGCCGGCCGCGCGGCGATCCGCGACCTGCGGGGCTGGCTGACCACGGTCGTCGGCCGGATCTGCCTCGACCGGCTCAAGTCGGCCGCGGCGCAGCGGGAGCGCTACGTCGGCAACTGGCTGCCGGAGCCGGTCGTCACGCCGTTCGGGCGGCCGGTGAGCGAGGACCCCCTGGACGTCGCGGTCCGTGACGACGGCCTGCGGATGGCCGCGCTCGTCGTCCTCGACAAGCTGACGCCGGAGCAGCGCGTCGCGTTCGTGCTGCACGACGCTTTTTCGGTGCCGTTCGCGGAGATCGCGGACGCCCTCGGCGTCTCGGTCGACGCCGCGCGCCAGTACGCCTCCCGCGGCCGCAAGGCCCTCGCCGACGCCGACCCGGCGCCGCGCGTCCCGCTGGACGACCAGGCGAAGATCCTCGAGAAGTTCGTCATCGCCCTGCAGGCCGGCGACATCCAGGCGATCACCGAGCTGCTCGCCCCGGACGTCGTGCTCATCGGCGACTCGAACGGCAGGGGCCGGACCACGCGCCAGCTCATCGTCGGCGCGGACAAGATCGCCCGGTTCTTCGTGGGCCTCACGAGCAAGTACCCGCCCGGCGTGCTCACCGGCGGCACGCCGGTGCTCGTCAACGGCGATCTGGGCGTGTACCTGGCGCCGCAGCCCGGCCAGGACGGCTTCTTCGCCCTCGACGAACACGTCCAGGCGATGACCGTCCGCGACGGGAAGATCGTGGCGATCTACGACGTCGTGAACCCGGACAAGCTGGCCCGGATCACGCGTCCCGGCGCTTGA
- a CDS encoding carboxymuconolactone decarboxylase family protein, with protein MPRIPAKKTSEAGLFLKLVYRIAGRRFGAVPEPMAVVAHHPALLRTSVVHELLAERAAKKIPANVRELAVYRVATRIGCSWCVDFGTMLQKHDGLDIERLTKIDDYATSPAFSHQERLALAYADAMSSDRVTVTDDQVAELEREFGRDGVLELTYQIALENSRARMNSALGIVDQGFTSGDACRVPLP; from the coding sequence ATGCCGCGCATCCCCGCCAAGAAGACGTCCGAAGCCGGGCTCTTCCTCAAGCTCGTCTACCGGATCGCCGGCCGCCGCTTCGGCGCGGTGCCCGAGCCGATGGCCGTCGTCGCGCACCACCCCGCCCTGCTGCGGACGTCCGTGGTGCACGAGCTGCTGGCCGAGCGGGCGGCGAAGAAGATCCCGGCGAACGTGCGGGAGCTCGCCGTCTACCGGGTCGCGACGCGGATCGGCTGCTCCTGGTGCGTCGACTTCGGCACCATGCTGCAGAAGCACGACGGCCTCGACATCGAGCGGCTCACGAAGATCGACGACTACGCGACCTCGCCCGCCTTCAGCCACCAGGAGCGGCTGGCGCTCGCCTACGCCGACGCGATGTCGTCGGACCGGGTGACGGTGACCGACGACCAGGTCGCCGAGCTGGAGCGCGAGTTCGGCCGCGACGGCGTCCTCGAGCTGACGTACCAGATCGCGCTGGAGAACTCCCGGGCCCGGATGAACAGCGCGCTCGGCATCGTCGACCAGGGCTTCACCTCCGGCGACGCGTGCCGGGTCCCGCTCCCGTAG